One part of the Vicia villosa cultivar HV-30 ecotype Madison, WI linkage group LG6, Vvil1.0, whole genome shotgun sequence genome encodes these proteins:
- the LOC131611005 gene encoding peroxiredoxin-2E, chloroplastic, which yields MATSLTFSRLLSSSTTTSLLSSKTKTLSSTFTLPLKLNRLHPKPLRFSSSPKISATISVGDKLPESTFSFLDPAGDVKTITVSDLTKGKKAVLFAVPGAFTPTCSQKHVPGFVEKSAELKAKGVDTIACISVNDAFVMKAWKEDLKVNDEVLLLSDGNGDFTKAIGVELDLSDKPVGLGVRSRRYALLAEDGVVKLFNLEEGGAFTFSGPDDILEVL from the coding sequence ATGGCAACCTCTCTCACTTTCTCCAGGCTCCTCTCATCTTCCACCACCACCTCACTCCTATCTTCCAAAACCAAAACCCTATCCTCCACCTTCACCCTCCCTCTCAAACTCAACCGCCTCCACCCAAAACCCCTCAGATTCTCCTCCTCCCCAAAAATCTCCGCCACAATCTCCGTCGGCGACAAGCTCCCTGAATCCACCTTCTCCTTCCTCGACCCCGCCGGTGACGTCAAAACCATAACCGTCTCCGACCTCACAAAAGGCAAAAAAGCCGTCCTCTTCGCCGTCCCGGGAGCCTTCACACCCACCTGCTCCCAGAAACACGTTCCCGGATTCGTGGAGAAATCAGCCGAGCTAAAGGCGAAAGGCGTCGACACCATCGCGTGCATTTCAGTGAACGATGCTTTCGTGATGAAAGCGTGGAAGGAGGATTTGAAGGTGAACGATGAAGTGCTGCTTTTGTCTGACGGGAATGGCGATTTCACGAAGGCGATTGGGGTAGAGCTTGATTTGAGTGATAAACCAGTTGGATTGGGGGTTAGGTCAAGACGTTACGCTTTGTTGGCGGAAGATGGGGTTGTTAAGCTATTCAATTTGGAGGAAGGTGGTGCTTTTACTTTCAGTGGTCCTGATGATATCCTTGAAGTTCTCTGA
- the LOC131611004 gene encoding glucomannan 4-beta-mannosyltransferase 9-like produces the protein MDSFSSATTIPFAFHGAKDDITMQISLIWTQIKAPLIVPLLRISVFLCLIMSVMMVIERVYMGIIITLVKLFGRKPEKRYKWEPIKDDIELGNSCYPMVLVQIPMYNEREVYQLSIGAACGLSWPSDRIIIQVLDDSTDPIIKELVQVECQRWANKGVNIKYEVRDNRNGYKAGALKEGMKHSYVKQCDFVAIFDADFQPESNFLWRTVPFLVHNPELALIQARWKFVNADECLMTRMQEMSLDYHFTVEQEVGSSTYAFFGFNGTAGVWRISAMNEAGGWKDRTTVEDMDLAVRASLKGWKFLYLSNLQVKNELPSTFKAYRYQQHRWSCGPANLFRKMVMEIIKNKKVTLWKKIHVIYNFFFVRKVVAHINTFMFYCIILPATVLVPEIVVPKWGAVYIPSIITLLNAVGTPRSLHLLVFWILFENVMSLHRTKATIVGLLETSRVNEWIVTEKLGDALKVKAGTKALKKPRFRIEDRIHLLELGVGMYLFFIGCYDVMFGKNHFFIFLFIQAFAFFIMAFGYVGTFIPNS, from the exons ATGGATAGTTTTTCTTCTGCTACTACTATACCTTTTGCTTTTCATGGAGCTAAAGATGACATCACCATGCAAATTTCTTTGATTTGGACTCAAATCAAAGCACCATTGATAGTTCCATTGCTAAGAATATCAGTGTTTTTGTGTTTGATAATGTCAGTGATGATGGTTATTGAGAGAGTTTATATGGGTATTATCATTACTCTTGTGAAACTATTTGGAAGAAAACCTGAAAAACGTTACAAATGGGAACCTATTAAGGATGATATTGAGTTGGGAAACTCTTGTTATCCAATGGTTCTTGTTCAAATCCCCATGTACAATGAAAGAGAG GTTTATCAATTGTCAATTGGTGCTGCATGTGGTCTTTCTTGGCCTTCTGATAGGATCATTATACAAGTTCTTGATGACTCCACTGACCCAATAATCAAG GAGTTGGTGCAAGTAGAATGCCAAAGATGGGCAAACAAAGGTGTGAACATAAAGTATGAAGTTAGAGACAATAGAAATGGATACAAAGCAGGTGCACTGAAAGAAGGAATGAAACATAGCTATGTGAAACAATGTGACTTTGTTGCAATATTTGAtgctgattttcaaccagagtctaaTTTCTTGTGGCGCACAGTCCCATTTTTGGTGCATAATCCTGAACTTGCCCTTATTCAAGCTCGTTGGAAATTCG TGAATGCAGATGAATGTTTAATGACCAGAATGCAAGAGATGTCACTAGATTACCATTTTACAGTTGAACAAGAAGTGGGCTCTTCCACTTATGCCTTTTTTGGCTTCAATG GGACTGCGGGAGTATGGAGAATTTCAGCTATGAATGAGGCTGGTGGATGGAAAGATAGAACCACAGTTGAGGATATGGACTTGGCTGTTCGAGCTAGTCTCAAAGGATGGAAATTCTTATATTTATCAAATCTGCAGGTGAAAAATGAATTGCCTAGTACTTTCAAAGCCTACCGATACCAGCAGCATCGTTGGTCGTGTGGACCAGCAAATCTTTTCAGAAAAATGGTCATGGAGATTATCAAAAATAAG AAAGTGACATTGTGGAAGAAGATACATGTAATTTACAACTTCTTCTTTGTTAGAAAAGTTGTAGCACACATCAATACGTTTATGTTTTATTGCATTATACTACCTGCAACAGTTTTAGTACCTGAAATTGTGGTTCCGAAATGGGGTGCTGTTTATATCCCTTCAATTATTACTCTTCTCAATGCTGTTGGAACTCCAAG GTCACTCCATTTACTTGTATTTTGGATTCTATTTGAGAATGTCATGTCTCTACATCGAACGAAAGCAACTATTGTTGGTCTATTAGAGACTAGTCGAGTGAATGAATGGATTGTCACTGAGAAGCTCGGAGACGCTCTCAAGGTTAAAGCTGGAACAAAAGCACTCAAGAAGCCTCGGTTCAGGATTGAAGACAG GATTCACTTGTTAGAACTCGGTGTTGGAATGTACCTCTTCTTTATCGGCTGCTACGATGTTATGTTCGGGAAAAACCACTTCTTCATCTTTCTCTTTATCCAAGCATTCGCCTTCTTCATCATGGCGTTTGGATATGTTGGAACCTTCATTCCCAACTCATAG